CACAACTGCCATGAAACTCGATCTCGCAAGAAAACGACCGTCGCTGCTGGCCAGGCTGTGGCTGCGCCTTGGCGCATTGCTGGGCAGGACGCTGCTACTGCTGCTGGTCATCGGCCTCCTGGCCTGGGCGCTGTCCAGCGCCTGGTTCGCCTGGCAGCACCGCGGTCCGGTGGCGGTACAAGAGCAGATTCCCGCCGATGAGGCCGCGCGCACCCAGGACATCATCCAGACTGCCGTGCGCATCGTCGACCAGCACCGCGAGGGCACCCGCTACCTGCGCGATGCCCATGCCAAGGCCCATGGCTGCGTAAAAGCCGAGGTCCAGGTCCTCAAGGACCTGAGTCCGGAGCTGCGCCAGGGCGTGTTCGCCAATCCTGGCCAGACCTGGCAAGCGACGGTGCGCTTGTCCAATGGCAATGCCTATCCGCAGTTCGACAGCATTCGCGACGCCCGCGGCATGGCAATCAAACTGTTGGAGGTGCCAGGGCAACAGTTGATCCCTGCGGAATCGGGGCGACGCGAGCAGGACTTCGTGATGTTCAACCATCCGAACTTCTTCGTCAGCGATGTGGCTGAGTATCAGCAGAACATCGCGGCACAGGCGGACGGCAAGAAAGTCGGCGCCTTCTTTCCTGGCTGGGATCCTCGCCGTTGGCAGATCCGCCACCTGTTCATTGCCCTGGCCACGCTGTCACCGGCACCGGCCAGCCCGACCCAGAGCACTTACTTCTCGGTTTCGCCCTACAAGTTCGGCGATGCCAACGCCAAGTTCCGGGTCATGCCGGACCCTGACAGTTGCCCGGCCTACAGCCTGCCGGCGCAGAATCAGGACCTGCCCAACTTCCTGCGCAGCGCCCTGACCCAGCAACTTTCCACCGATCGGGTTCCGGCCTGCTTCGTCCTGCAGATCCAGCGTCAGAACCCGAGCCGGTTCATGCCGATCGAAGACACCAGCATCGAATGGAAGGAAAGCGGCGCCCCCTTTGAAACCGTGGCCCGCTTGACCATTCCAGCCCAGGACTTCGACACCCCGGCGCAGAACCTGGCCTGCGACAACCAATCCTTCAACCCCTGGTTCGGCATCGAAGCCCATCGCCCCATTGGCGGTATCAACCGCTTGCGCAAGGCGGTGTACGAAGCGGTCAGCGACTATCGGCATAGCCGAAACGCCGAGCAGTAAGCCATAAACGAGAAAAGCGGCCCAAGGGCCGCTTTTTTTCGCACAGGATCTGCACCAAACCAAATCCCAGACAGCAAAAAGCCCGCGTTAGCGGGCTTTCTGTGGTGACTTGGCGTTCAGTGTTCCAAGTTACCGAATATGGCGCAGCGGACGGGACTCGAACCCGCGACCCCCGGCGTGACAGGCCGGTATTCTAACCGACTGAACTACCGCTGCGCGTAGCGTTGAAAGTAAGTGGTGGGTGATGACGGGATCGAACCGCCGACATTCTGCTTGTAAGGCAGACGCTCTCCCAGCTGAGCTAATCACCCTTTACCTTCGTTGCGGGGCGCATTATGCCACAGAAATTCTTAAAGTGTTGATTTAATTGATAAATTAATCAAAAAAATCTGAATTCCCATGATTTGCCGCGCTACCCGCCAACTCTTTACAGCAAAAAGCCCGCGTTAGCGGGCTTTCTGTGGTGACCTGGCGTTCAGTGTTCCAGGTTACCGAATATGGCGCAGCGGACGGGACTCGA
This genomic stretch from Pseudomonas sp. Os17 harbors:
- a CDS encoding catalase family protein, which encodes MKLDLARKRPSLLARLWLRLGALLGRTLLLLLVIGLLAWALSSAWFAWQHRGPVAVQEQIPADEAARTQDIIQTAVRIVDQHREGTRYLRDAHAKAHGCVKAEVQVLKDLSPELRQGVFANPGQTWQATVRLSNGNAYPQFDSIRDARGMAIKLLEVPGQQLIPAESGRREQDFVMFNHPNFFVSDVAEYQQNIAAQADGKKVGAFFPGWDPRRWQIRHLFIALATLSPAPASPTQSTYFSVSPYKFGDANAKFRVMPDPDSCPAYSLPAQNQDLPNFLRSALTQQLSTDRVPACFVLQIQRQNPSRFMPIEDTSIEWKESGAPFETVARLTIPAQDFDTPAQNLACDNQSFNPWFGIEAHRPIGGINRLRKAVYEAVSDYRHSRNAEQ